The following nucleotide sequence is from Tardiphaga alba.
AAGCCAGGTCAAAGACACCGCCAATGCCGTGTTCAGCCAGAGATTCACGGGCCCAAAATCTCCCTGATGAACGTGGATCCCCACCGAAACCATGCGCGGGATGACCGGCAAGTCTGCATTTCGAAACTCCTTCTCGATGCGACCGGTGGCAGGATCGGCGTGCAAGACGCGATCATCCGCAACGGACGACACGCGGTTCGCGACGAACAAGGGCGCTCCAGGCCAAGGCGACATTTGCACGGTGAGCATGCCACTCACGCCACGTTCTCGGGCCGACTTCACAGCGGCATCGATTGATGCACCGATGTCCATCATCCGCGTTGCGGAGGAACCACCCGGCGAAAATCCAGCGGGACTTTTTTGGTCCAGCGCGACTTGAATCCCGGACAATACTTGACCGCCCCAAAAGCTGGTCCAAGGCAAAGCGCTGATCAGGAAGAAAAGCAACATTCCCGAAAACGCGACGGCGACAATTCCGTGCAGATCGCGAACCATGACCCGAGGACCGGAGTGCAAACGCGGCCACATTGCGCGCCAGAGGCCCCGGCTACGTGGCCACCACAGATACATTCCTGTCACCACCATCACGATGGCCCAGCAGTTGCCAAGTTCCAGAAGCCAGTTCCCGGCTTGTCCGGCGGGCCAACCACCATGCAGCGCCCGTGTAATGCCGGGCAGCCACTGGCCAGAGGTCAACGTTCCCAGAACCTTGCCATCGTATGGATTGACAAAAATGGGGTATGGCAGGCCATCGGCACCCATGAGCATGACAGCCGTGCTTCGCGAGGCATCGTTTGAGAGCTGGATCTGTTGAACGGGACGCGGATCCCTGCTCGCTATCGGCGCAACGTGTCCCGCATGTCCGCCATGATCCTGTTGGACAGACGTCGCGCTTGGCAACACCGCACCCTCCAAGGCAAGCGCCGCAGCCATCTGTTCGCTCGGCGCGATAGATTGGCCTGTTGGCGATACGAAGCGTAGTTCCGGATAGCTGACATCCATCCATTTTTCCGACCATAGATACAGTGTCCCCGTTACACTTTGCCAAAGCACGAACGGGATCACGATGACTGCCGCAAGAAAATGCCAACGCCAGAAGATGGCGTAGAGAGGAGACGTCGCCTTTGCGAGGGCGACGTCCGATTGAGCTTTAGGTCTCATGGCCTGCTTTCGGACGCTCTACATTCGATACCTGATACCGCCATAGATCGCCCGGCCCATGCCTGGATTGAACAGCGCCGAGGATGCCGTAGCGGTACCAGCCGTGATCGTTGTGGAGATGTAGCGGGTGTCGAGCAAGTTTCGTCCCTCGACATAGCCCGACCAACCGATGCCCGCATCGTAGCCGACCTTGAAATTCAGCAACGCATACGGATCGACGGTCAGGCTGTTGGCGTTGTCCGCGAAAAAGGCCTGCGGCATCCATTCGACATTGGGACCGGCGTAGAAACCGTTCGCGTGCTTGTAGAGCACCTCGGCACGGACGTAGTGCGGCGGCGCGCCCGGCAGACGATTATTCCCCCATCGCGCATCGCGGTCGAAGCGGAAATCGCCGTAGGTGTAGGCAACGTTAAACCAGAACCGATCATCCTGCGCGAAGGTCGATTTGAGGAAAGCCAGGCCTAAGCCCGCCTCAACACCTTGATGCACCGTGCGGTCGGCGTTCACGACAGTGCATGGGCTGAACGGCGATGTGGTGAGGCACTGGAATTCGTTACGAAGATTGGTGCGATACAGGGACAAATCCCACGTGACGTCGGAGCGACGGCCGCGTGTACCCACCTCATAAGTGGTGCCGGTTTGCGCATCGACGTTCGAGCTCGCAGGCGATGAGAAACTGTTCACGTCGAATGTGGGGATCTCGGCGTTGCGAGAGATATTGCCGAACACCTGCCAGCCTGGATCGACGTCCCACATCACACCGACTTTCGGGCTGAAGAGATCCCAACTGCGGGTGCCCGACTGATCGCCGTCTGACAGGAAACGGTCCTGCTGCTCACGCGATGCATGGAGGAATTGGCCGCCCGCGACCAGGGCGACGTTCGGCGCCACATAGAACGCGTTCTCCGCATAGGCGGTCACGTTGTTCGACTTCCAGAGATTGGAAGACGCAAGAGCGCCCTTCACCGCGCCGGTGAGATTCTGATACTGAATGATATCGATCGTTCCGTTCAGCACGTTGACGCCGGTCGTCAGGCGGTTTCGGAATCCTCCGATATATCTTTCGTCTGTGGCGCGGACGAAGCCGCCGTAATCCTGGGCAGTGAAGTCAAGCCACTGGTAGATCGGATGCATGACGTGGCGTGAAAGGCCGAAGATTCCGAAGTCGACCATCGTATTGCCGAAACGCAGCGTCGTCTTGTTCGCAAGCCGGATCGTATCGATGTTGCGCTGCTGATCCTGCCGCACGAACTCCGAGTCCGCGGCGCGCGGATTGGTCAACGCAGCAGTTTTCGTCACCTCTCCCGGTATCTGCGCTCGCCACCGGCCCGCATTGATGTAGAAGCGGGTCTCGGCGTCTGGCGAAAACCGGTAGCCGAAATTGGCATTCAAACGCTCGGTGTCGGTGCGGCTATGTTCGCGATAGCCGTCCTCCCGCTGCGCGGATGCGGTGATGTAATAGTCCGCCGGTCCCGATACCCCGGCTGTGCTGGTTTGGGTCTTCACGTACCCGTAGCTTCCGCCATCGATCCGCGCCTCGAAGGCTGGCGCATCGCGTCCTGTCGGCATCACGAAATTGATGGCGCCTCCGAGCGAATTAGCGCCGTAACGCAGTGCGTTGGCGCCCTTATAGACCTCCACGTAACGGTAGACAGTTGGATCCACCTCGAACAGGTCGAACAGGCCGTCCGATGTGTTCAGCGGAATGCCATCCATGAAGATGTTGATGCCGCGGTTCCCATAGCTTCGGGACAGTCCTGAGCCACGGATCGATACCCGACCGTCGGGCCCCCAGCGGGTCTGGACCAGCACGCCCGGCACCCAGCCAAGGATGTCCTTTACGGTGTTCGCCGGTCCGTTTTTGAACTCGGTGTCCGAAACGACGGCAACGCCGCCCGGGGTCTGATTGACCTCCCGCAGCGCTTGCTGCGCCGTCAGAACGGTAAGCGCTCCGGCTGGCGCGACGCCTTCCGCCCCGAGCGTTGGCGCAGCCGGAGCCTGGACGGCCCTTCGAACGGCTCGGGACGCCCCCGTGGATGATCGCGCCGCACGGAGCGGCTTGGCGGCCGGCGACGCGACGGGCGCATCGACCGTGACGGCAGGCAGATTGGTTTGCTGAGCACACGCGAAGCCGGGCACGGCGGTAGCTACGGATGCCAGCAATATGCCGCGCACCCGTCGAGAAACGGAAAGCATGGGAAGACCCCAACGAATTGAACGAAATCGGTTGCAGTTAGTCGCGAACGATCAGGTCAGAGGCGGGGGCGCTCTTGCTTGATGGCTGGAATATGGAGCCTCGATCATCGAAGCGGTTTCGACCTTTGTCTCAAGGTCGAGTGCGACGGCGAAGCGGAGAACCGTCAGAACGACGTGGGATGGCGGGACGCCTGGCGCATGATTGCCGACGCACAATGGGCAACGGACACCCGATTTGGCCGGAACCTTCCCGGTCGCACCATCAGGCGCAACCGTCTCCGGATGGCTGACGCAGATTTCCGCTCCCGATGCGAACGCTGCGGGGGAAACGGTCGCCAGCACAAAGCTTGAAATGATGACATGTAGAACCAGCGCATAGGCAGCCACCAAGGACGCCAGTGCTCCAGATCGACGTTTTGCCATCAGGTGTTTCAAGAGGACCCCCGCTCCTCTTTTACCATTTACCGCTTCCAGAGCAAACGGGACCGGAGCGCGTTCGGCACCGCGCAGCCTATCAGACGCCGGGGGAAGCCCGTGACAGGGCTGCTCGCCAGCCGAGGCGCCGACGCCCGAGCTCCGCCAGTCTCCAGGCCTTTTCTCCCGATGACAACAGCATCAAAACCGGCCGTCCCGCTTGTTTACTTGCCGCGCCTTCGTCGCCTGAGTGGCACGCCAAAGCCGAATGTCGGAGGCATTGACAATAGTATGTAAATTACGTATTTTAGTGCGGGAGGTTTCAGTATGAGGATTTTCCGTTCTTCCGATCTCCAGAGAAACATGGCGGACGTTCAAAGAGCCGCGATGCTCGAACCTGTTGTTTTGAGCTATCATGAAAAGCCACGGTTCGTACTCATGACGATCGAGGATTATGCCCGGTTAGGCGGGATCATGGACACCGACCGGCCGGTTCGAAAAGCTACAAGCTAATGCAGACTTCTGGCGCAAAACCAACTCCGGGCCTTCCGTCGCCGTGACAACGGCTTCTTGCCGGAGATCATCATTAAGACCGTCTCACGCGGTTCTTAGTTATCAAGGAAATCCCATGACGCGCACCGTGGAAATTAGCGAAGACGCATTTGAGATCGCCAAGCGAACCGC
It contains:
- a CDS encoding PepSY-associated TM helix domain-containing protein, which encodes MRPKAQSDVALAKATSPLYAIFWRWHFLAAVIVIPFVLWQSVTGTLYLWSEKWMDVSYPELRFVSPTGQSIAPSEQMAAALALEGAVLPSATSVQQDHGGHAGHVAPIASRDPRPVQQIQLSNDASRSTAVMLMGADGLPYPIFVNPYDGKVLGTLTSGQWLPGITRALHGGWPAGQAGNWLLELGNCWAIVMVVTGMYLWWPRSRGLWRAMWPRLHSGPRVMVRDLHGIVAVAFSGMLLFFLISALPWTSFWGGQVLSGIQVALDQKSPAGFSPGGSSATRMMDIGASIDAAVKSARERGVSGMLTVQMSPWPGAPLFVANRVSSVADDRVLHADPATGRIEKEFRNADLPVIPRMVSVGIHVHQGDFGPVNLWLNTALAVSLTWLSVTGTISWWIRRPKGRIGVPPSGGKPWPSSVVGSVAVAGVILPIFGASVVVIAGAGWFRRHLLYRA
- a CDS encoding TonB-dependent receptor family protein, with protein sequence MLSVSRRVRGILLASVATAVPGFACAQQTNLPAVTVDAPVASPAAKPLRAARSSTGASRAVRRAVQAPAAPTLGAEGVAPAGALTVLTAQQALREVNQTPGGVAVVSDTEFKNGPANTVKDILGWVPGVLVQTRWGPDGRVSIRGSGLSRSYGNRGINIFMDGIPLNTSDGLFDLFEVDPTVYRYVEVYKGANALRYGANSLGGAINFVMPTGRDAPAFEARIDGGSYGYVKTQTSTAGVSGPADYYITASAQREDGYREHSRTDTERLNANFGYRFSPDAETRFYINAGRWRAQIPGEVTKTAALTNPRAADSEFVRQDQQRNIDTIRLANKTTLRFGNTMVDFGIFGLSRHVMHPIYQWLDFTAQDYGGFVRATDERYIGGFRNRLTTGVNVLNGTIDIIQYQNLTGAVKGALASSNLWKSNNVTAYAENAFYVAPNVALVAGGQFLHASREQQDRFLSDGDQSGTRSWDLFSPKVGVMWDVDPGWQVFGNISRNAEIPTFDVNSFSSPASSNVDAQTGTTYEVGTRGRRSDVTWDLSLYRTNLRNEFQCLTTSPFSPCTVVNADRTVHQGVEAGLGLAFLKSTFAQDDRFWFNVAYTYGDFRFDRDARWGNNRLPGAPPHYVRAEVLYKHANGFYAGPNVEWMPQAFFADNANSLTVDPYALLNFKVGYDAGIGWSGYVEGRNLLDTRYISTTITAGTATASSALFNPGMGRAIYGGIRYRM